Below is a genomic region from Castanea sativa cultivar Marrone di Chiusa Pesio chromosome 2, ASM4071231v1.
TACTTCTTTCTTTCCCCCCTTAATGATGTAACAACTTGGATTGAAAACAATCAACCATTCCCAAGTGAAAAACTACACTATTCCTGTAACAACTAGTAGCCAGCCTTTTCCATTCAACCAAGAAATAAATCATACACAAAATTGTAAGAAAACCAAATTGATCTGCCAAAGTGTAGATCTCAAGAATCAAACATGGTTGCATAACAAGCAACAACCCCAATTAGGCAATtaccaatattaaaaaaaaaaaaaaatcaagctttGGAAAATGTACCACAGCAAATCCCCGCACAGACAGGTAGAGTGCAAATTACCTCTGCCAGTGGGGGTCCCAATTAGTCTGATTTAGTCTCTATttggcatgattaattttgtcaacttattttactattcagcttatttttgctactatttatggaccCTAGTACTTTTTGGTAGTATTCATGGGTCCTAATGttctatttcaattaacttttacctttatctactgtacttttagcaaaaagttttcagtttcaacaaaataagctatatcccaaacagacccttattGTGCTTTaaaggttgagagagagagatggcgggttaaaataaaatgagactTACAATTTACAAGAAGTGACATGTCTatgttaaattatatttcatGATGATAATATGCTATTTGAACTAGTAAGAAATTTGGATGGTGCTTGGTGAGAATTGAGAAGTAGCATGTATTTGCTGGAATGTCTACACCGAATACTCACTGATCATGCTACCTTAACTTACCACCAAAAATCATGAGATACAGGACCAAATCTTAGGTGCCCATCTGGGGTGTAGACAACATGATTCAcgaaatcaataaaaaatgacaGAGATCCAAACCACAAACTTTTAAGCATAAAGGAAACCTATAGAGaacatttcattttaaatttaaccAGATACTAACGAACAGCAGTGAGCACATAGTGTGAACACACCTGGCACAGATAAGGCCGAAAATCTCGAGGATTCTCATTAACCAGATCTTGAAATTTCTTCAAGCCTTCATCCAGTTCCCCCTGCAAGGCATACCAGtaaacatattttcaaaatgacAAAGACTTTCTGAATTTAAATGACAAGGTTCCACCAAttaacattatattcttatttGCAATGACTCCAATTTAAAAGATGGATTTGCTTCTTAAAGTCATGCAAGCACTATAGAATCATATAATTTCATTTGGACATCCAAGCACCCCCCACCTGCAGTTGATGGATCTCAAAATTTAAGCAGCTAAGATTGATTGCAATTCACCTTTACAACATGCATTTGTGCGATTAGAATTTTTATATCCCTCTCCTCAGTGACTCTTTTTTCACGTTGTGCAATGTCTAGAGCCTTATTAAGCATCTCAAAGACGGCCGGGCCTTCATGGTTTTTGTGCATCACCAATGCAAGACCCTGTAGTAAGAAGACAGCTGTAAGTTTTACTGCTAATGAGTTTAGACCTCTAAACAAGTCAGAAATACCAATATACATTTACAAATCTGTTACAGTTTATGCATATTCTACATAAATATGGCTTGAATGAATAACCACCCATAATGCTTTTGAAGCAATGAAACATTTAATTTCTGATATCCACAACAAACATCATTTCTATTTCAAAGCACAAATAGCCCACAGCAATTTCCAGATGTCATTTTGCGTACTGTCTGCAGACTGGCCTTGCTAATATAATAGCTCTTGTTGCTAAATTTCAAAATAGAATCACTACCAAGGGCCACTAGATTTCAGACTGCTATTTGCCTGGTTGTCATAAGACAATTTGCTTATAAATAATTCTAAAATATCAATGATCCAGTCATCAGAGAAATTGTAGGTGCCAACAGCTATAAGAGATCAGTTAGTTCAATTACCAACCAGATAATCAatgatatagataaataaatgagtgtgtgtgtttgtgtgtatgtgaAGATTTATATGaacaaatacatatattttgataagaatttatcaataaaaataacagGGGACACCAAAGGTACACAGGCTATGTATGAGGTCCCCTACAGAATACAAATGCAAAAAATCCAAGTACATTAAAAAATATGGACCACTACATTGACATCCAATGAAAGAGCTGTAAAAACCAGAAGCGTTGGTTTGTTTAAAGGAAGCTCAATCCATTCAAAAGTCTGAGAATTTCTTTTGTGCCATAAAGTCCACATTAGTCATAGATTCAAACCTTGTTTCTGTACCCTGGCTTACATCTCCAACAAGAAAGTAGATCAGCCACCATCGTCCTTCATTGTCTCAATCAAAGAAACATAAGAATCACAACACAGTGACTTGTTGGCCATGGTTGTGCCTCATAAATCATTTTGGCATCAACAAAAAAACTGATTTCTGCTCAAAGTTGCTCTGAAATGCATCCATCCACTCCTTAAggttttattttacatttttacatGTATTTTCTCCCAAATATTTTGCCTCGAGTTCAATCTCAAGGTAATAATTCTTCAGGGAAAAGGAGGTAAAGATTTTGATGAACTGGGTCTAAAACTCATAAGATTACCAGAGTCTAGAACGAGACCCATTGTACAATGAACaaacattttctcattttcagaCCATGCATATCAACATGGTGAGAAGCCagtttcttttcaaaattgggggggggggggggggcggggggggggaaatcaatataattataatagtGGCAAGAGCAATTCAAAGCAATCCTTGTTGGAACAGGCTTCAAGCCTTCTATAATGTCAAGTAGTTTCTGCTATTcattaaatgataaatattaaGAGAAAATCATAGCAAAAGACTGACGCCAACACATCAGATTTGCAATTTAAATTGTCGATGTGCTGTGACTTTGTTATTTCTTCGCATGTTGTAAAAATTCACAAACAGACCAATGACAGAAGTATATCTACTTAGAGTTAAAAAACTCCCTCAAGACAAGTATATGAACTACAAACTAAAGAACATAAGTGATGTATCCAATTGATTCTGTACATAAGCAACTAATTATAAACCTATCTATTTACAAAGCCAAAGTATGTCTTAACCatgaaaatgtgaaaatttccaaccaaatggaaaagcaaaacaaaataacCAAGAAACATACATGCAAAGCTCTAAGCAAGAGAGGCCTCTCCTTCAAGATTTCCTTGAACAATCTCTTAGCCTTACTCAACTGCCCCATAGTCTCATAACAAAGTGCCATCAAAAGCCTCCACTCAACCTCGTCAGGCTCTTTATCAATCAATCGCTCTACATACTTCACAGCTTCCTTGGTCTTCCCTCTCCTCATTTTCTCATACAAAACCACCTTCAAAGCCTCAACATTTCTTGGTTCCGTCTCCAAAACTTTCTCATACATAtcctcttcttcaattttccctTCAGGGGCATCTctcttttcctccatttttgCACTAGAACTACTTGCCTGAGAAGGCAGTGCTATAGCTACACCATTTCTAAAGCACCCCATGAATATAAATGATCCAATAAGAAAAAGCACTATCTTTTCTGATAAAAAGTCAGAGAATTTTTTCTGGGGTGGGAGATTGTAGTCCAAATTTGAGAGCTTTGAAGTGGGTGTGGTAAAATTGGGGGATAGAGAAGAGGGTGTAAGGAGGTGAGAGGCTCTTGAAGATACATGAAGTTTGGTTAGTACCAATGGAAGCCTTGGATGATAGAATGGTCTGTGTAGgaatggtggtggtgatgacTTGGGTGATTTGCAGAGCTTGTGGTTAAGGAATTTGGTGTTGTGAATTTCTGTTTGAGAGTAGAGAGAGCAGGTAGTGATTGAACCCATTATAGAGAAGctgaaaacattgaaaaaacAGAAGCTTTTAGAAGAGCACAGCAAGATTGCCCATTGAAAACCCTGAGGTTTTGTGTTTATCTGCTCGAGTTTGAACCTCGGACAGAGAGAGGCTTTCGGTTTTGGCCGTTTTACTGAAGCGTGACTGTGTTTGTGACCTTCAAGAATTGCATCGAGTGTTTGTTTGatcgtttttgtttttatttttatttttatttttttcagctTATGTTTATTTGACATGCTTTCTTATCAAAGGGTAATTACGTTAACCCACGTGTTGTTTGGTCTGAAATCACTTTGCTAActtgtggtttaaaaaatgttattttattcatttgaggTATGTTCAGTTCGTTTTCAGTAACACACCTTTGTTAAAATCagggtaaataggtatttttttctcaaattttatgtttctctcctccaaataaaaaaaatagcacaaaaatacaagagaaacaagatcaaaaagtggtatttgtctctctctctattcacacaaattttgaacatgaagaacatacccaaaaaaataaaacctagatCATGAAgaacttacccaaaaaaattgtCACTTAGGCCAATCATTTGAAAATTACAGGCCATTGTATCCTAAGTCTATATCTGGAAATACATATTAAATGCATATAAGGCATTCTCATTAGCATCCAAATTACTACAAGATGACCCATATCCAAGTGTGGTGCAATCTGTGAAGGTGCAAGCAAAATTTATGTCGTTTGCTAGTTTGCTCAGATCTTTGGCATTTGGATTGAACACACACCATTTGTTGGGAAGATATTCCATATTCTGTGCAGGCacaagaaatttattttgacTCTGACCAGAAACATCTATCGCATATTTTGGCTGCCCATCATACCTATAAATTCCCCAATAACGTTCAAAATTTCCCGGAGCAACGCTTTTTGCATCCTCATCTATAAGACCAAACAAGTGTATTCTAAAAGGGCTTAATCATATTCATGGATGTGGGTATGTACACTGTGATATCAAGCTTGAGAATGTTCTGCTTGTGAATGTGAGTGCCAGTACTACTGCCGTTGCTCATTTTGTGGCCAAGATTGCTAATCTTGGGTTGGCCAAGAGGTCATggcagaggaagaagaagaggatggACTTGAGAGGCACTGCTTTGTATATGACACTTGAGTGTTTGATTAAGTGTGTGCAAGAGCCTCCCTCTGATATTTGGGATTCTTATACAAAGGCTATCTCTTTTGGATGCCATCATCCATGCCAACTTTGCTAGTAAGGTAGAATTcatgaatttggtttttttgaaCCCCAAGCCACCATCACTTCTTGGGCAATATAAACTATCCCAAGATTTCCAGGCCAGAAATCTGCCttcatgtttgtttggtttCTACCAGAACCTTCTAGTAAGGCCATCCATTCTATTGCACACTTTGTTTGGAATAAAGAAAGAGGACATAGTGTAGATCGGTATTGATAGTGCCACAGAGTTTATTAAAGTCCTTCTCCCTGCCCATGAAAGGCATTTGCTTCTCCATCTCGATAGCTTTGCTTCAATCTTATCCTCAAGGTAAGCAAAGTCCTTTAAAGGTGCCCTTGACATGAACATAGGCGCTCCTAGGTAGACTGCttccttttttggtttttaacttGGAGGATGCCTTTAATGGACTTGCGGGTTTGGCTTTGGGTATGCTTTGAGAAGAAAACACCCGATTTGCTTCTGTTGATGGCTTGGCCTAACCACTTGCAGTACTTCTCCAGCGTTTTCACTAAACTTTCTGCATCTTTTCTAGAGGCCTTTGTGAACAAAACAACGTCATCGGCATACATAACATGAGAAATAGTAAGACCACTGATACTAGTCTTTATGCCAGCAACATTTTTCAGCCTAAGTTCATGCTCTATGAGTTTGGATAACACTTCTTGCCCCAAGATAAAAAGATAAGAGGATAGATGATCTCCTTGCCTCAGTCCCCTACCTGGTTTGAAGCACTCGGATTTGCCTTCATTAACAACCACTTCAAAAGAAACTGAAGATTGACAAGCAATGATCCACCTTGTGAAGGTTTCATTGAAACGAAAATGAAGGAGGACGGCAGTCAAGAACTTCCAATTTACTTTGTCATACGCCTTTTGGAGATCAAGTTTGATTTCCATAAGGTCTGGCTTGGTTTTGCAAGTCTTAAAGCTATGCAAAATTTCCTGGACAATGATTTGGTTCTCCGCTATTCACCTGTTTGGTATGAAGGCTGATTGGGTAGGTGATATCAATTTATCTAGAAGAGGTCGAAGCTTTTCAACCAAGAGCTTTGAAATGATCTTATATACCATGTTACATAGGCTGATTGGTCTAAAATGATTGACAGATGTGGGGTTAGGTGAGGACAATTAATGAACTATTTACCTCTTTTGGCATTGAACCCACGGTGACGAATGAAGTAACTGCCTTTATAACGTCGTTTCCCACTGTCGGCCAGAGTTGTTTGTAGAATAAAGCCGGGAATTCGTCAGGGCTTGGGGCCTTGAAGTCCTGCATCTGGAACAGGACATCTTTGATTTCCTCTAGGGTTGGGATGCATTtaaatctctcattttcttcttcagtGATGCAAGGCAACACCAAATGATCAAGCTGCTCAGGGAAATGAACATCTTCTTTGAATAGGTTTatgaaattttctcaaaatttggCTTTGATTTGGCCTGACTTATGGATCCATGTTCCTTCCTCATTTTTTATGGCATCGATATTGTTTCTTCTCCTGCAAATGATGGTGGACAGATAAAAAACTTTGAGTTTTTATCACCTAGTTTGAGCCATAATTCTCTGGACTTTTGTCTCCATACCACTTTGCTTCTAAGGAGCCATTTTGAGAGCTCGGTTTAAAGATCATTTTCTAGAAGTCCATTTTCATGTGAAGGCTGTCTGTCTTGGACTTCCTTGATTTTCTCGAGGAGAGAATTAATTTTGTCCTGGCAGCGGCCAAACACCTCCTTATTCCATTTGCGAAGAGCATCTTTGGTTGCACATTGCTTTTTGTACAATTTAATAAACTCCGAGCTCGAGACCTTACCCTTCCAGACTTCTTCAATGACAGCACTACATCTTTCATCCCTAAACCAAACCGCCTCGAACCTGAAAGGCCTGTGAGTAAAACTGCCACTTGGATTTGTATCCATCAAGATTAGGGCGTGGTCTGACTTGATATCACCTATATGCATGATGGTTGCCCTTGGGTAAGCCAGCCTCCATGAGATGCTTGCCACTCCCTTGTCTAGCCTCATTTTGATTGAGGCTTTGCCCCATTTACCTTTGGCCCATGTGTACTTGTTCCCCGAGTACCCCAAATCCACTACATTGAACTCAAAAAGCAGTTCTTTAAGGTAATTTGTAGATGAAAGACCTCCCTTGTTACCTCCCAATTGGTCCTCTTCATTGACGATAAAGTTAAAATCTCCCATAACAGCCCAAGGTCCCTGGCGAGATTCTAGAAGAGCAAAAAGATTCCCCcatgctttcttctttttcgaATGGTATGGTGGTCCATAGAAGCCCACTAACATCCATTCGAAACACTGGTTAGAGACCTTAACTGCAATTAAATTCTTATTGAACTCCACTACTTTTAAGTTCATGCCATTTTTCCACATAATACATAATCCACCTGCATTGCCTTTATCCTCAACAACACAAGAAGTTTCAGactttaaaaactttttatcaGACTCCATCCTATTTACATCAGCTTTAGTTTTAGAGAGGAAGACCACCTCAGGCCTTGCCCCTTTTATTTGAGCCCCCAAGGCTTGAACTGTCGAGGCGTTGCAGATATCTCAACAATTCTAACCCAGGATCCTCATGGCGATTTTAGGGCATGATAAGGCTCGCCTCCTTGGCCATAGAAATAGAGTTAGaaaaaacacaatcaaataCCATGGGGGTGGAAGGGAGAATTTGTTTAAAATGGAGCTCACcatgattttcaacttctttcctttctttcgaAATAAAGGATTCCAGTCTTGAACACGGAATGAATGACTCTAAGATTAGGTCGAAGTATACCTGTTTTGATCCCGTGACTGCTTTCTTTAGCCTCTTTGAGAATTGATCTAGCTCCAATCTAGATAATTTCCTCTTTAGCTTTGTGGACTGATCTTTTGGGAAAATTTGGGAAGGCTTTGCGGTTTGTGTTTCGAATGAAGCTTTTTCACTGGTGGTGGTGAAAGGATTTTGGTTTTGGTGATTTTGAGTAATTAGGTTGGAGTGATCAATATCAGGAGGGTGATGCGggttaaaaattgtttttgggcTGACTAGGTTTGGGCCTTGAATTACTTGTTCCTTGTTTGAAGGTAGGTCCTCAGATAGGCCTTGTTGCTATGAAGAATAAAGTTTAGTAGAGGTGGATCCTTTTTGAAGCCCAATTGTCATCGGCGTCAATAGAATTAGATTCCTAGTCACATAGCTGTCAATGCCCACCTCATTTTGGGAGGATAAGTTTTGCGTGTCAGACGCCTGCTGTGATAGCTCCATCCTTGGATTTCCGAAGTCAGTCCTTGCTAACGGTAATCACGTTATCCACAGGTGTGCATGTGACACTTTCTTGGACAAGATCACTATCGTGGTTGCGCTTGGCCTTTTGCCAGCTGTTTTTGCCATCGGCCTGCTGACGATATGGTTTTGGCGAGCTAACCGGGACTGAAGTTAAGTTTGAGGCAGCGATTTCATCAGGAACATTGTTGTTTTCCGCTCTAAGCCAAGGGCTTGCTACCTTAAATCTTTTTCTAGACAGGTTATTTAGTTGAAACACCTCAGCTGAGCAAATCTTTTAGTCATGTCCAATGATAAAGATCTGCGAATTTCTCATATTTTAAACCAATCCATTAATCGCTTCTGTTTGGCCGATGAAGGAAAACCCCTGGAGATAATGGTTTGGCTATGTCCACTTCAACTCTGAttctgatatttttttttccatgctCCACCAGGTTCACCTATCAGGTCAACTTCCAGGACAGAGCCCACTCTAGACCCAATCCTTCTTAGGTTCTCCTCTGTTCTCCAGAGAGGAGGTAGTCCATGAACTTGAATCCAGATTGAGGATGTC
It encodes:
- the LOC142623668 gene encoding protein SLOW GREEN 1, chloroplastic isoform X2 codes for the protein MGSITTCSLYSQTEIHNTKFLNHKLCKSPKSSPPPFLHRPFYHPRLPLVLTKLHVSSRASHLLTPSSLSPNFTTPTSKLSNLDYNLPPQKKFSDFLSEKIVLFLIGSFIFMGCFRNGVAIALPSQASSSSAKMEEKRDAPEGKIEEEDMYEKVLETEPRNVEALKVVLYEKMRRGKTKEAVKYVERLIDKEPDEVEWRLLMALCYETMGQLSKAKRLFKEILKERPLLLRALHGLALVMHKNHEGPAVFEMLNKALDIAQREKRVTEERDIKILIAQMHVVKGELDEGLKKFQDLVNENPRDFRPYLCQSTG
- the LOC142623668 gene encoding protein SLOW GREEN 1, chloroplastic isoform X1; amino-acid sequence: MGSITTCSLYSQTEIHNTKFLNHKLCKSPKSSPPPFLHRPFYHPRLPLVLTKLHVSSRASHLLTPSSLSPNFTTPTSKLSNLDYNLPPQKKFSDFLSEKIVLFLIGSFIFMGCFRNGVAIALPSQASSSSAKMEEKRDAPEGKIEEEDMYEKVLETEPRNVEALKVVLYEKMRRGKTKEAVKYVERLIDKEPDEVEWRLLMALCYETMGQLSKAKRLFKEILKERPLLLRALHGLALVMHKNHEGPAVFEMLNKALDIAQREKRVTEERDIKILIAQMHVVKGELDEGLKKFQDLVNENPRDFRPYLCQGIIYSLQDKKKEAAENFETYRSLVPKEFPQRGFLDDVVLAAKSQSQEQFQKEFHTEFSYK
- the LOC142625223 gene encoding uncharacterized protein LOC142625223; the encoded protein is MESDKKFLKSETSCVVEDKGNAGGLCIMWKNGMNLKVVEFNKNLIAVKVSNQCFEWMLVGFYGPPYHSKKKKAWGNLFALLESRQGPWAVMGDFNFIVNEEDQLGGNKGGLSSTNYLKELLFEFNVVDLGYSGNKYTWAKGKWGKASIKMRLDKGVASISWRLAYPRATIMHIGDIKSDHALILMDTNPSGSFTHRPFRFEAVWFRDERCSAVIEEVWKGKVSSSEFIKLYKKQCATKDALRKWNKELDHLVLPCITEEENERFKCIPTLEEIKDVLFQMQDFKAPSPDEFPALFYKQLWPTVGNDVIKAVTSFVTVGSMPKEEILHSFKTCKTKPDLMEIKLDLQKAYDKVNWKFLTAVLLHFRFNETFTRWIIACQSSVSFEVVVNEGKSECFKPGRGLRQGDHLSSYLFILGQEVLSKLIEHELRLKNVAGIKTSISGLTISHVMYADDVVLFTKASRKDAESLVKTLEKYCKWLGQAINRSKSDEDAKSVAPGNFERYWGIYRYDGQPKYAIDVSGQSQNKFLVPAQNMEYLPNKWCVFNPNAKDLSKLANDINFACTFTDCTTLGYGSSCSNLDANENALYAFNMYFQI